The region AAATTTATTAAAAGTAAATTTATTAATATTTgtaataaatatataataataattaaaaattaatatttataacaattaattaattaattgttttaaaaataaattgttctaaaattaaaataaataataaatagtGAATATTGAATATAATGAACGAAATACACGAAATATAATGTTACGCTTCTAATAGAACTTGTTTTTGGAAAAAGGAAATACACGAAATATAATGAAGATTGAATATACTAAAACTTCAGACATAACTAAGTAGAAGGGCCAGGCCTGGTTGGACATTTTCTACGCATATGTCCTATTTCTCGACAAATACCACACctccttttttctttttcaacgttgtccatttcagttctaatcCGACAACTATTTGGGCGACCTTTCTTGTTTCTCCGCATGCGATCGTTGTGGAATAGCGTGTCACCTTCATATTGTGGCCAACTTGTTTCGGTCGGGATCCCGATGAAACTTTCCTCGTAGACCTTAAATACATTTACAACTTTGAACATGTCAGCTATATGCACAGAATAGTCTTGTCTTATGCTTGAACACGCTGCAATAACATGTGAGCAAGGGACATGAAACGTTTGGAATCTTCCACACTCACACGTAAGATTCTGAAGGTCGACGTTGTAATGGGTAGTCGGTCTGCCGTCATTATGATGAACAGTCTCTTGGACCAGGAAGCAGAATTTCTCACGATCAAATTGCATGACTGTGTGGCTATTTGATTTGATTACTTCCTCCTCAATTCCCTTCATGCAGTTTTCAGTGAACAGTTTGCCAGAACCCAACATTTTAGTCCAATCATGTCCTCTTTTCCCAAATAGTGTGCCAATTCGATAATATGTTGATTTTACCAAAGCGGTAATAGGTAGGTTGCGTGTGGATTTTAAAACTGAGTTCATCGATTCTGCGAGGTTGGTAGTCATATGACCCCAACGTTTCCCTCCATCAAATGATCTCGTCCATTTTTCTCTTGGAATATTGTCTATCCATTGTAACGCTTCTATGTTAACCTTACGTATCTCTCCCCTGTAGTATTCATATGTTGCCTCATTTAATGCGTACCCTGAAAATGAAAAGGAAAACTAAATTAGTATGTAGAAGTTAATTTAAGATATGGTAACAAAGATATTTTTTGGAAGGTACCCATGTTAATAATTTTTTTCCGAAGTTCCTTGTCTCTGAATTCCCTCATGAAATTTTGAGCTatgtgtctgatgcaatagacGTGTGAGGAGGGAGGGTGTTGCCAGCCATTATCCGGGTTATTATAGGCACTCTTTATTGACTGATGTCGATCTGATATCAAACATAGATTGGGTTGTGGTGTCACATGCATTATAAGATTTCTCAAGAAAAAACTCCACGCTTCTTCGGTTTCACCCTCTACCAATGCAAAAGCTATTGGAAATATGTTCCTATTTCCGTCTTGTGCCACAGCCATTAACAAAGTTCCCCTGTACTTTCCGTATAACCATGTGCCATCTACTTGAACCACcggtttgcagaatgcaaaacccTTGATGCATGGTTGGAAAGCCCAAAAAAGGCGGTGAAAAACTCTAGCACCACTGATTTGAGTCCCTTCATTTGAAAATATAGGAAGGGTCTCGAGTTCTATTATAGTACCTGGTAGAAATGTTTTCATGACCAACAACCATTGCGGCAGGTCGTTGTATGAAGTCTCTCAATTTCCATAAATAGCAGCGATAGCCTTATTCTTTGAAATCCATGCCTTTTTGTAAGAGATTGTGTAGTTGAATGTCTCCCGAATATGAGCGATGATGTGTTTCACTTTCAGTGAGGCATCACTGTTGATTAGAGACTTGATACTGTTACATATTAGATTAGAGTCAAGTTTTCTATGATCTTGAGACATTGTGGAAGACATGCATGTGTGCGGACCGCTAACCTTAGTGATCACCCAGTTACCACTCCCCTTCCCCACATATGCTCTGCATTTGAAGGTGCATTCTTCGTTAACACACTTGATTATGAGTCGTTTAGAATCAGACTTATAAACGGAATAATCAAGACAGTTTCTGATGTGAAATTGGCGAATGGCGAATACACATTCCGCTTTGCTATTAAACTCCATGCCAAGCAACCCCCCCTCTATCTGTAGTGGCTCCGTGGTTTCAAAAATTGATGCATCTTCGTCAAGTGAGTATGTGGGATTTCTCATGTGTAGTGGTGGATTGTACAGATCTTGCACTTGATCTTGATGCACCACAGGGATATCGTTGTCTGAGCCGTCACTTTCTCCACTGAAAAGATTCTGCGTTTCTACGTACCTCGCTTCTTCATAGTCACTATCATCCCCGACATCCTCATCTGGAACTGGTGTCAACGATAGTATAGTCTCTGGAACTGGTGTCAACGACATTATAGTCTCTTGACTCATTTGATATTGATGAGATTGAGAAGTTTGGGTCGGATACGTTAATTGATCACCCTCATCGTTGTCTACTAAGCATACGTATAACTCAATCACATTTGACAAATTATACGTTGAATGGCACTGGAACATTAACCCGACGTCATTGTCGTCTTCTATTTTCGTTGTTGTATAAGTCACGATGCTAACACCGTCATTAAAACATGGATATCGATAATAAATATCGGTTATCTGTTATTGGAGCTTGTTTTCGAGTCTTTCTTTTAGACGCATGTAATTGGATCTGGGGTGTATATTGATTTGCTGAGTGTTGGTGTTTTGAAATATGACTCCGACATTAACATCTGGAAAAATACTTCCATTATAATGGATTTGAACTGTGATATTTTTTTGAGCCATTGTGTGTATGGTTTAATCTCAAAATTAAAACTTCAATTATATACAAGAGCCGTTTGGAAATTGGACGTTGTATGCGTCCTCCATTTGAGATGGAGGACCTAAACTACATATAAAAAGTATGCTAGCATCCTCCTTTTCAGACGAAGTGACAAGCCATTAGCAGCATTGGGGTCCGCCATTTCAAAAGGCGTGCGCATGCATGTGCCCTCCGTCTCAAATGGCGCGCGTGCAGGTGCCCTCCGTCTCAAATGGCGTCCGCCATTTCATTAACTTAGGGCCATTAGAGTTGTATGTAAGTCTTCGTAGAACTGCAAATGAAATTGTATCATTATGTAAAAGTGAAAACTAGAACACGTCATGAAAAGTTATCTATAAATACTCCTTCATGATTTCATTTTTACCACAACTCACTTCTCTATCATCATCTCAATTTTACCATAACTCTTGCTTCTATCAATTTTACCACAAATCTCAATATGTCTCAAACTCCTTTTTTTTGGATGGGTGATAAACATAGGGGAACTAGTGATAACATTCAAGCATTAGTAAGTGATACTTATCATTCTGATAATTGTTTTACATTTGCTTTGTTATttttttaacaaataaaaatatattatgtatgtgttattttgtttattgtttttCTCTACATGTATCAGGTGGAACCTGAAAGAGCTTTTAGAACCCGAAATCATAAGTTAATTGATGCCCCACATTATATTCAACCTTTTTTGGATACCTCTGGTTTTGCAAACATCGTAAAATTGAAGGATATATTTATTGATACAAGTTTCATATATGCTCTACTTGAACGATGGAGACCCGAAACACATACTTTTCACTTCCCAACCGGTGAGTGCACTATAACCTTAGAAGACGTAAGTATGCTTTTGGGTCTACGCGTCAATGGGAGAGCCGTCGTAGGACCATCCGAGATTAGTGCAAGTGCATGGACCACGTTTTTGGGCCGTCAACCTCCAGAAAATCACATTAAAGGTAGACGTGTTCGTATCTCTTGGTTAAAGCAAATACTAGAAGAAACTCTAATATCTGAAACTACCTCCCATGACGAACTCATTATATACACAAGAATTTATATTATATTGTGCATCTCCCTAACTCTATTCCCTGATAAATCGGCAAAAGATGTACATAGTATGTGGATACCATTTGTTCAGGATTTGGGTCAGTGTGGTGAATATAGTTGGGGATCAGCTGTGTTAGCGTATCTATATAGGGAAATGTGCAAAGCAGTTGACGTTGATGTTGATGGTATGGGGGGTGTGTTATTCTACTACAAACATGGGGATTTACACGATTACCGTTTATAGCACCAATTACTTCTGCAGATCCAAGTCATCCATATGCATCAATGTAAGTCTTAATATTTCCATGAAAATCCATTTCTTTACATTTCTGTTCTCTGTGTCATATAAGATGTTAATCTTTCAATTTAATGTTGCTCTACTTTTTAGATGGGCTTCGACCAACAAGAAAAAAATTGCTCTAGAAATCCTCGTCACTACCTTGATGGGTATCGTGTCATGCTCGATCACATGTCGTCAACAAACGTAATTTTGGTTTGACTAGTTTTTTTATTACATGACACTCAAACAATAAATGGTAAACTTACGTATTTCTTTTAATACAATCATAGTTTATATGGAGGCCGTATCTTGGATACCCCCCCTTGGAGAATGATGATCATTTGATTTGGAGCGCAACAACACCAATCTTGTGCTTTTGGATCGTTGAAATGCATCAATCAGATAGGGTCAAATTGCAATTTGGGTATTATCAAGACATACCCAATCCACCTAAATGCCTACAAGAAGAACATACCATGACTATGCAAGAGTCATGGAATTATAGTTACACAACGTTGAATAGAAACGAACAACAACTTTGGGAAAACAGACACCGACTGTGTTTGACTGGGGTAACGTTTCAGGGAGAAATGAAGCCAATCGAAGAATATATTAATTGGCTACGACATCTTCCATTACAATACGCGTCAATTGAGCAACTACTAATTGACCCCCGCCAACATTGTAACACATCACAAATGTCGACTGCACCACGACCACCATTAAGAAACCCCCGAACAAGAATCTCTCCCAACCAATATTATACACAAACTTCAACTTCCACCCAACATGAACCACAAGGTCAATATACACAACCCTAccaacaacaaacacaaaacacCCAATACCATCAACCAAACTACCAAACCCAAACACAACACACTTCATACCAACAACCAAACTTCCACACAATAACCCAACAAACACCTAATAACTACCCATACCAAACACCACAAAACTCAGTACACTACACTTCTCAAACCCAACAACAACCATACATACGCCCCCCACATAACTACACACCCATCCCACCACCTAACTTTGATTACTCTACTACACATCAACAATCAACAACCACCGATGTGAACGACTATTACATCGCAACCATAGAAACTTCAAACCCAAACCCAGCCTCATTCACACAAATATTAAATAACTTTTCTCCTAGtatggattttgaaaattttgagGCATTCGAAATTTTTCGTGAGCAACCACCCATTCTTCAAACCACTGAGATTCCCTCATCAACTAATGCCCCTACTATAcctacctcaacacaaccattAGATCGTGGTCACCGTGTTCGAGTACGTGCAAGATGTGGAATTGGTAGTCATTTCGTCGATGAAGATCCCAATCAACGTCGCAATTAATTGTTTTTAAATCTACTTTTCATTGTAATTATCGTTTTTACTTAATATTATATgaaattataatttttatttcatttgtaaAGTTTACTAAAATTAATATCTAATCATTGATTAAAAAATTTATTCTTAATAAATTTATTGTAACTATCattaattttcttttttattaaaaGTATTACGTCacaattaaaaaaattgaaacttctcttttttaaaattaatttcgAAATATTATgtaatattaaatatttataaCAAATATTAcagaaaaaaaatataatttcgaatttttaattaattaataattattaataatgATTCTTAATTAGTATTATATATTTATTACAAATTATATGTAAAAGTAAATATAactaattaatattaaataattatgaaaaatattatatatcaaaatagttaatttttttttaaatattttttattttttattaaatataatattttatttaatttttaatattaaaaagTTATTATAATCATTTAATATATTTTCTgaaattaaaaaacaaaacaaaaatattttaatgCACACTCCATCCCAGATGGAGGACCCCAACTGCACCTCTGGGGGCGTCCGCCATCTAGGATGGAGGACCCTGTCAAATAATATTTTAATCCCACTACAGGACAAAAAAGGTGGCATCCTGGAAATTTTTTTCCAGCGAATGGCATTTTGAGAAAAAATTTTCAGGGGAGTGGCAATAATGTCAATCTCTCCTTCTAAAACTAGTTAATTGCTATTCAAGTTGTTAAGTTAAAGGCAGTCATGAAAAAAGTTTTTAGATTGATGGTAAAATATTATTGGAGGCCTAAATATAATATTTAAGAGCAAACCAACACacttttttatttttgaaaaaaaaatcgtttttttttatttgtgaatttttttatttaaaataaaaaatcaattttttttggaaaaaattgtttttttcccaaaaaagaaataaaaaaaatgttcaaaaaaaagtctattttttatttttaagttaattttcaaaaatatttattttttattgtttttaaaaatacataataaaaaaaattaaatattttattcCAAATAAATTAGATTTTAAACCCCTTACTTAGCCTCGTAAAAAAATATAAGGAGCTTAAAAATTAAGGATTAAGAAAAACATTCATTTAACATATGGTCTAAAAAAGGGGTCAATTAGGGGTCTAACTATTGGAACTTTGTTATATAAAACTTTTTTAGACTTATACTCACAAGAGGACATTGCAGTAGTGACTGGTTGCTTCTTTGTACGTTAAGATATTGTTGTCTCATTGTATAAGAATACACAACCATATATACTCCTATTATCCATTTTTTCACCATACCAATCAACATCACTATGACCAAACAAACTTGTTCTCATTTTATTCAAACACTTGGAAATTTCAAATCTCGCATCAAAGTTACTTTTAGATACTTGAAAATTCTCTTTACAACAACTAGGTGTGTGTGATTTCTTAATACTCATGAATCTGCTCATTATGCTTACTGAACAGCATATATATGACCTGTCATAACATAAGTGTCTTAATGAACCAATAATTTATTTGTACAATGTGTCATCTACCTCTTATTCACTTGCACACTCATCTAGCATAATGTTTGTCTCAAAAGAATTTGTGATTGCTTTACAACCAGTCGCTCAAACCTTTCAAATAATTTCTCACATAATTATGCGGAAGCATGTTCATTCCCATTTTCTCTTCACAAATCATATACCAAGAAAATATGATAACCAACCTAGGTACGTCATTTCTAAGTCTTCTTTCATTTGAACTTTTAGCTTCTCTAACGCACATAATGGTTCCATGTGATGAGCAGATCATCCACATATTGACAAATCATCATGATGCCTTCTTTCTTTGGTTCTTGCATATATACACCATACTCAATTATACATTTCTTGAATCCCAATTGGATTAGAAACCGGTCAATCAGTTTGTTCCAAGCTCTTAaagcttgcttcaaaccataaAAGTCTTTTGTAGTTTGTATACCATACACTCATTTCCTTTTATAACAAAACCTAGACATTGGGTTGCATACATTGTTTCTTCTAGAGGATCATTTAAGAAGGTAGACTTTACATCTAGGTGATAAAGAGATCAATCATTTCTTCTTGCTAGGGCCACTACCAGTTTGACTATTTCAAGTCTAGCCACAAGTGCAAATACCTCTGTGTAGTATATGATATGTTTTAACAAGAATCCTCTATCCAACATTCTTGCTTCGTGTTTTGAAACTGAACCACAATAGTTCCTCTCTGAACTACACACCTCAACATAAATATCATCAATATAAGGCCACCACAATAGCTCCTCTATGAACTACATATCATTCATCATGAATTTATAATTACAACTCGaaaatatttataattaaataattacTCAATAATACTCACCAATAAGGTAAAAATAACACTACACAACCCTAAGCATTCAACACAGTCAACTCTTAACTTAACATAGTTCACAACTAACTCTTCCATTTTTTATTCAAGGATTACGAGTCACAAGGCGTACTCTAACCTTAATTTAACTACTCATCAACTCGACTTTAAACATATTAGATAACTCAAAAACTCAACCATCTTGACACACACAACACTCCAAACATATCAATGTAACTCAATAACTTACTCATAACTCTTAACATATCAAGTGACTCAGAACACAATCCCCTTTATTCAACTCGACTATAAGAATATCAAATATCTCAAACTCAACTATAAGAATGTCAAATACTCGAAACTCAACTCTAAGAATATCAAATATCTCAAACTCAACTCTAAGAATGTCAAATACTCCAAACTTAACCCTTAACATTATCAAATACCTCAAACTCAATTTTAAGAATGTCAAATACTCTAAATCAATTCTTTTTTGGGTGTGAATATGGAAgtagaagggggggggggggggggggggatgaaTAGACCCAAATTAAAAAGTTCAACTGTCATTTTCCAAATCAGAGTGTTTTCAAAATAAAGTTGTAAGCGGAAGGTTTGATGCGAAAATGAAAATTATACAGTTTAAATATTTATCAAGTCAACACGGATTTTGTTTCACAAATATCAAAGATTATAATGATGAAATGCTTGGTATCTGTTGATTCAATTGTGTAATGCATGAGAATTATTTACACAATGATTCAATTGATGGAGTTCTAAATTCAATTTGTTTTTAGATTATTAATCACAATCTACCTTAACCAGTTATCCAATTATAACAAAACATAATGCTTATGTAACAAATTGCTATCAATGAACAAATGATATACTACGATAGAATTGAAAAACATAAGCATGCAATCACTATGAATTTAAATgcaagtgtgtgtgtgtgtatgtgtgtgtgtgtgtgtgtgtgtgtgtgtgtgtgtgtgtgtgtgtgtgtgtgtgtgagagagagagagagagagagagagagagagagagagagatgacaCTGAGATTTATAGTGCTCTGATGTTCGTCCTCGCTTTTCCTACGTGCAttcttcaatggtttcccattggaACCTGCATAATTCCTTGTTATTTGACAAATATTTCTAAGAGTTCATACATTCACCAATTCATAATATATATGAGAAAATAGATATCCTATttggatcttgacttgtatacaaCACACTTTCCAAACTCTTCCACGTAATCTTTACTCGAATTACGTTTCTTGAATCTTCAAATAACACCAACTCTTCTCCAAGCCTTTGTGTGTAGGAATCAACCCCTTGATCCTACCGATTCCTTGAGCGGTGAAATTCTCTGAAGATCTGAAAAGAACTATGCGTTATCGTAGCTTTCCAAACAGTCACTACTAAGGAAATTCTAGAGAGAAGAACCTACTTCTTTTTAATGGAATTTGTCATCACCTTTGACAATCATCTCGATCTTTCTAAAAACCTAAAATACTCAACAAGATCTTCAAGAACGGTTAGTTTCAAGAACGCACCTCCTTCAATCAATTACTGAACTCTCGTTATCAAAATCTGAACTCAATTGAAGTTGAAGATTCAAGAATTTCGTTGCAAGACTTTGAACACTCAAAACAAAGGAAATTGATTTTTACTTGAATCACACTGGAAAATTATAATCAGAATGATAGAtgttgtaacaccctaaacctcAAAATAATAGGGTAAAGGTCGCCAGAACGGTTACATCTCACTAAAATCTTTCTTGTATGAATCCTTTATAGAAAAATCAAAAGGATCAAAGTCAACAGATACATCATTTACAATTGCAAATTTTCTGACAGAAACAAGATTTTTTTAATAAGTTTTGGTACATGTAAAACATTTTTTAAGGTTAGGGAATTGGGTAAAGATGCGTGTCCACAACCAATAACAGGAATATGATGAACATTTCCAACATTAATATTATTACTCATATTAAAATAAGATGTGAGATTACCTCCATTTCCCGTCATATGAGAATTCGCTACGTTGTCCATGTACCATTGATCATCAGGAGGAGAGATGGAGAAAGTATGCAAAGCAATCTGGATATCAGTCGGAGCGTAAAAATACAAGGTTTTCTAACTACTCATATAAGGTGGAGTAGATGCCATGTGAGCTTGTTGAAGCTTGGGACCTATCATGCCTGATTGTTGATGGGGAACACTAGTTATCATATATGAATATGGTGGAATGGGCCATGGCCTCATGGATATGGATAAGCGGGAGTGGTGAACCGGGGATGGTGATAGGGAGACTAAGGCCATTGATGTTGTTGACACTTTAAACGACATCCACCACGACCGTTGCTTCTACCCCTGCCACAACCATCACGACCATTGTAGCGGCCACCACGACCAACACCACTATTGTTGAGATTGTTGTGCTTCTGAGAGAGAAAGATTGGTTGAGGCCGTATTATCATCAAAAGATGATATGAAAACCGAGTTGTTGGTAAGATTTATTGCTTATTTGCTTTGCCCGTTTCTTCCAATATTATCATAGAACGAGCTTTGTAAATGGGTGAAAAAGAGTCTTCATGACAGATTTGTGAACCCACTGTGGCATGCGTATTTGTCAGACCAGACATAAACTGAAGAACAAGCCTTTCGTTAGACACAGGAGCACCGATATTAGAGAGTTGATTAAACATGGATTTGAGATGTCGACAATAGATGGAGGCATGAGGAAATTGCTTCACATGGGCATTATAAAATCTAGGTATAGAGCCCTAGAAATCTTGTTGTCATAAAAATGTTGAATAATTTGTTCCATGCATTTTTCGCGGTTGAATCAGGCTCAATGGTGGTGTGAAGAAGGTCACCGAAAGTTAtgtcataaattcattgaagGACAACAACATCAAGACGTGTCCATAGAGTAGGATCAATGTCTTTGAGATTAGGAGATGATGTGATTTCAATTGGGATAATATGATGAACGACTTGATGAACACGAGCATGACTTTTGAAGAGTTCAGGCCAAGTGTCATATTGGCCTTTTTCAAAGCTTAGGATTATTTTGATAAAATTGGTGATGTTAGAGATGGTGAATGCGGGATGAACAGAAGGATTGGTATTGTGCGTGGTTGCAGAAGGTGAGGTCGAGTTAGAGCTTTTGGTAGGGTAAGCGGGAGATGAATGTTCAGTTGGCATGATGGGAGAAAGGAAAGAGAGAACAACGCAGGTGATAAAAGAGGATGAAAAAGGTATGTCAGCTGGTTGTACGAAAAGGGGTGACACGAGTTTGGTAGAGAAACAAGAGGGTGGCGTCAATTGTATTAGGTTAAGATTTTAAGATCAGTTCCATGCGCTTACTGAAACCATATTCAAATGAGGCCTTGCCTTTCATTAATTTTCCAACAATATATATACAATTTCGGTTTCTATAATAGTATGCTATACAATTATGATTATTCTAAAACTAGGgatatatattataatattttaataacaataatattataataatatcaaTAATAACATATTGTAATATAGagtaaaaataaattttaatgaTACATAACATTTTTCATGAATGAACATTATTTTCTAAAATATTATGGATACATTTTTtgatataaataaaaaaataaattatgttCTTGTCCCAAAAAATAGACAAGTTTTAAGgttgatgttattgttgatgaATTTGTAGGTGATGAACTTCTATCTGACTCTTTCCCCTATAAAGAAATAGAGAATGGGTTATTATGGGAAGTGGAAGGAAAGTGGGTTGTTCAAGGAGCTGTGGATGTAAATATTGGTGCTAACCCATCTGCTGAGGGTGCTGCTGACGATGAAGCTGTTGATGATCAAGCCGTTAAGGTCGTCGATATCGTCGACACTTTCAGATTACAGGAACAACCTGCTTTTGATAAGAAGCAGTTTGTTACTTTTATGAAAAGATACATCAAATTACTTACACCTAAGTTAGAGGCAGAGAAGCAAGAAACCTTCAAGAAGCACATTGAAGGAGCAACTAAGTTTCTGCTACCAAAACTCAAAGATCTCCAATTGTATGTCCTTTAGAATTGTCTTTCATCTTTTTTGGTACTTCTTTGTGCATAAATTATAGTTACTAATATGAATGAATATGTGTGCAGTTTTGTTGGTGAAAGCATGCATGACGATGGAAGTTTGGTTTTTGCTTATTACAAAGATGGGGCCACTGATCCAACTTTTCTCTTCTTTGCCTATGGATTGAAGGAAATCAAGTGTTAGATTAAGAACATCGCCATTTTAGTTATATTATGATTTTGGGTTTTTTGTTTTAATGAGTTTAGTACGTTTTAGTTAGGAGTTTTTTCAAATATAACACTCTTATATTGTTTCTTATATGATAATTTAATACTAGTAGTACATGGTTTTAGTCATGTGTTTGTGTTTGATTTTCCAACTTAATCAAGTTAATAATTTTTAATGGCTTTTCCACTTGTTAAGGGAAACAACTATAAATTTGTTTGGCATTGAGTTGAGATATTTACTTGTTAACGCAACTTGGGGCATGGTGAATGTGAAGCTAGTAACAAACGCAAAATTATGAGCGATTTCATTTACATTAAAGTTCTATTTTTCAACGCCTAAAAACTACTAATTTTAAACAAATTCAAATGCCTATCTTAAAATAGAAGATCTGTATTTTCTTTTAACTTCTCTTTCAACTATTGATCTATTttgtcttgtgtttgtttaattAAAGATTAATCAATCATTTTTGCTTGATATGTTCACTCAACATTCCTTCAAACAACTTTTGATAATACAATCTAACGATGA is a window of Lathyrus oleraceus cultivar Zhongwan6 chromosome 6, CAAS_Psat_ZW6_1.0, whole genome shotgun sequence DNA encoding:
- the LOC127097551 gene encoding translationally-controlled tumor protein homolog isoform X2, with product MLVYQDLLTGDELLSDSFPYKEIENGLLWEVEGKWVVQGAVDVNIGANPSAEGAADDEAVDDQAVKVVDIVDTFRLQEQPAFDKKQFVTFMKRYIKLLTPKLEAEKQETFKKHIEGATKFLLPKLKDLQFFVGESMHDDGSLVFAYYKDGATDPTFLFFAYGLKEIKC